TCGGTGACCGATACCGTCCATGTACCGAACGGCGCGGGCATGCTGGGGATCGACTGGGCGGATATCGACACGAAATACAGGGCGCTGGCGCCGCATGCGCTGGACAGCCGGCAGATCGCGGACAGCCTCGCGATCCTGCACGACTTCCGTCAGGTATCGGACATCGCCACGCTGATCGATTGCCTGCGGTAACCGCCGTAACGACGCGTCAGGCGGCGCGGCCTTTCTTTGCCCGGCCACCCGGTTTCGCGGCGGCGCGATAGTGCCGGGCCGGTTTCTTCTTCGATTGCGGCCGGCGCTTTGTATCGCCGGGGCCCTTCGCCACGTCGGCGGCATGGAAGGGCTGGTCCGCAATGACCGACATGTTCTGTTTGGTCTCGCGCTCTATCGTGCGCAGATATTTGCGTTCATCGCGGTCGCAAAACGAGATGGCGATGCCCGTTGCCCCGGCGCGGGCGGTGCGGCCGATGCGGTGCACATAGCTTTCCGAATCCGTCGGCACATCGAAATTGATCACATGGGTCACGCCGGAAACATCGATGCCGCGCGCGGCGACATCGGTCGCAACCAGCGCCCGGACATGTCCGGAACGGAATCCGCTCAGCGCGAACTGCCGCTCGCTCTGTTCTTTTTCGCCATGGATGGCGTCCGTCCTGATACCGCAATTATCCAGGTAATTGGACAGGCGTTCGGCGCCGCGCCGTGTCCGGGTGAAGACGAGCACCCTTTTGATTGCCGCGTCTTTCAGCATTTCGGCAAGCAGCGCCTGTTTCTTGTCCTTGTGAACGAAATAGACCTGCTGCGTCACCTTTTCGACGGTCGTCGAGGCCGGCGCGGCATCGATCCGGACGGGGTTGCGCAACAGCCCGTCGGCCAGCCCCTGGATCGATTTCGGCATCGTTGCGGAAAACATCACCGTCTGGCGCTGCCTGGGCAGGGCGGCGGCTATTTTCTTTACATCGGGGATGAAGCCCATATCGAGCATCCGGTCCGCTTCATCGAGGACGAAGATTTCAACCGCGTTGAGATGGAGATGGCCCAGTTTCATCAGGTCGAGAAGACGGCCCGGTGTCGCCACCAGAACATCGACGCCCTGGTTCAGGGTCCTGATCTGCGCCCGCTTGGGAGACCCGCCGAAAACCACCGCCGCGCGCAGCGGCGCAAGACGCCCGTAGCGGCGCAGGCTGTCGGCTATCTGGCTCGCCAGTTCCCGCGTCGGGGCCAGTATGAGCGCGCGGGCCTGGCCGCGCTGGCGCGGTCCCGGATTCTGCAGCAACCGGTGCAGCAGGGGCAGCGCGAATGCGGCGGTCTTTCCCGTTCCGGTTTGCGCGATACCCAGAAGGTCGCGGCCCTGCATCAGGGGCGGAATGGCCTGTGCCTGAATCGGGGTAGCGGATGTGTATCCTTCGCCCGAAATCGCTTTCAGAATCGGTTCGGCCAGTTCAAGGCCCTTGAAATCCGTCATGTAACGCCGTTCTTTCCCGAATGAACCGCCCGACCGGCGCGTCGCTTGCGGCGCGGTGACAGGCATCATGCGTGCTGTATCGACGCGGCCCGCCGATTGCGAAGGCCGGTCTGTTTAAAACGCCCCCATGTACCGGAATGAGACTGACCTGAACCTAGCCTGAACGGGCGTATTATTCCGGGCACTAAAGCGCTTTTGTTGTTGGAAAGTAAAGATAAATTGCTTTGACGCCAGATCAGATCGTGTTTGACTGGAAATTTAGCATCGGCGGCGTCAGGCAGGGGCGATAGCCTTGATCTTCGCGCGGCGCTGGCCGGAGCGTTGGGCAATTTCATTGTCCTGATCCTCGATCGCGGTGCGGGCGAGATCCTGGATCGAGTCGCCGAACGACTGGTCCAGCAGATCGCTCGAAATCCGTCGGTTCGAGGTCACCATACCGTCTTCATAGGTAACATTGAACGCCATGAACGCGGCGCCCTTGCCCTTGGGCTTCTTGCGAGCCATTGCCCGGTTTCCATCTGATCTGAGTAGCGACCGGGCATATTGCCGGGTCCATGCCTCGCCAGGCGAGGACAACTGTAACAAGCGACAGCCGCCCCCCGCCGAAGCAGGAGGCGGCGTCAAGCCTAACTAGTCGATGACGGAGAGATCTTCCGCGGAAGACTTTCCGTTCTGACCGGCCTGAAGCTCATAGGAGACCTTCTGGCCTTCGTTGAGCGTGCGCAGTCCGGCGCGCTCAACGGCCGAGATGTGAACGAATGCGTCGTTACCGCCGCCTTCCGGCTCGATAAATCCGAAACCCTTGGTCGGGTTGAACCACTTAACTGTACCAGTAGCCATAGTCATTTCCTCTAACATGTCTCAACTCTGCGCTGTCGCACCACGCTTCAACGCGTTCATAACGTTCACATTGTCAGGGGATAACAAGGCTAATCGGCGTACCGGCTATTCAAGTAACACAAAACAAATGCAACACGTATACCTGCTATGTAGAGAATTTCCGTGGGAAGTCAATGGCAAGAGTCCATCGAAACTCGCGCCATTAACCGTATTTCCGCTTTCCGCCTGCGCCCTTTAATCGCGGACCCGGACCAGT
The Alphaproteobacteria bacterium genome window above contains:
- a CDS encoding cold-shock protein is translated as MATGTVKWFNPTKGFGFIEPEGGGNDAFVHISAVERAGLRTLNEGQKVSYELQAGQNGKSSAEDLSVID
- a CDS encoding DEAD/DEAH box helicase gives rise to the protein MTDFKGLELAEPILKAISGEGYTSATPIQAQAIPPLMQGRDLLGIAQTGTGKTAAFALPLLHRLLQNPGPRQRGQARALILAPTRELASQIADSLRRYGRLAPLRAAVVFGGSPKRAQIRTLNQGVDVLVATPGRLLDLMKLGHLHLNAVEIFVLDEADRMLDMGFIPDVKKIAAALPRQRQTVMFSATMPKSIQGLADGLLRNPVRIDAAPASTTVEKVTQQVYFVHKDKKQALLAEMLKDAAIKRVLVFTRTRRGAERLSNYLDNCGIRTDAIHGEKEQSERQFALSGFRSGHVRALVATDVAARGIDVSGVTHVINFDVPTDSESYVHRIGRTARAGATGIAISFCDRDERKYLRTIERETKQNMSVIADQPFHAADVAKGPGDTKRRPQSKKKPARHYRAAAKPGGRAKKGRAA